A window of the Eleutherodactylus coqui strain aEleCoq1 chromosome 8, aEleCoq1.hap1, whole genome shotgun sequence genome harbors these coding sequences:
- the LOC136577819 gene encoding histone H4 — MSGRGKGGKGLGKGGAKRHRKVLRDNIQGITKPAIRRLARRGGVKRISGLIYEETRGVLKVFLENVIRDAVTYTEHAKRKTVTAMDVVYALKRQGRTLYGFGG; from the coding sequence ATGTCTGGTCGCGGTAAAGGAGGGAAAGGTCTTGGGAAGGGCGGCGCCAAGCGGCACAGGAAGGtgctccgtgataacatccagggcatcaccaagcctgccatccgccgTCTAGCTCGCAGGGGAGGCGTCAAGCGTATCTCCGGTCTCATCTACGAAGAGACTCGCGGCGtcctgaaagtcttcctggagaatgtgatccgcgacgccgtcacctacaccgagcacgccaagaggaagaccgtcaccgctatggacgtggtgtacgcgctcaagcgccagggccgcactctctacggcttcggaggttaa